The genomic segment CCCAAACTTTTTCGTAAATAATCAAATTTACCATTTACGGTTAATGTGGCAGATGTCATAATGACGCTTTCTTTCTTAGCAAAAAATTCTTTTCCAAGCGTTGGCTCTACTTCCATTAATACTGCTTTAAGCCTAATGCTAGACACAGAATGCTTTTTATCGGCTTGCAAATAAATCGTTAAAATTGGTGATTTTTTATGCAACATTTGCTCCAACTGATTGACGATGTTTTTCCAGTCGAGTAAAAAAGCATACATTTCTTCTAAAAATGCACTCTCCGCAACTCCTAAGTCATCCTCTTCTGCTTTTCCCTTGGCAAGTAATGTTTCCATGTTTTTCTCTGATTCTTTAAGCAAAAGCAGTACTTTCTCTGCTGCATAATAAACTGCATCGTTCCAATTATCTTTTTCACTATTTTCTACCAGCACGACTTCTTGCACGTTTTTGCGGGCGTGATTTAATTGCATTTTTAATAGATTGAAAAACTCTTCTACTGCTTCGTTCAGTTTCATCGCTGCGATATCTAAATCATATAGACTGTCCGCTTCTGGGAAAGCCATTGAAAGCCGTGTTAGTAAGGAATATTTTTCCAAAGACCCAAGCTGATTTAAGAAATATTTTAATTTGCGATAGGAGAGTACGAAACTCCCTTGTGTTCTTGCACTATCAGCGAAATGATGCGCCTCGTCAATAACTGCAAAAGCATATTTTGGAAGCGTCTGTCTTCCTGAAAAATAGTCACTGAGCAAAAGTGCGTGATTCACGATAACTAAATCTGCATTTTTAGCTTGTTCGACGTTAAATTTATAAAAATCGTGCGCTAACCATGGGTCGTGTTTTTCAGATAAGAACCAACCAGTATGCTTCATCCGATTCCAAAACAGTTCGCCACCACTAGATAAGTTCACTTCATCAATATCACCTGTTGTCGTTTCTGTTAGCCAAACGAGTAACTTTAATTTAGTTACAACAACATCATACTGCGTTTCTACCTCCCCGAGTAATTGTTCAAATTTAAATAAATTCAAGTAATGATCGCGTCCTTTGAGCAAACTTGCTTTCACTTCAAAACCAGTTAATTTCGTAAGTAACGGGACATCTTTTTCAAATAATTGTGCTTGGAGAAGGTTGGTATATGTACTAATAACAACTGGTAATTCTGCTTGTTTCGCTTGATAAATCGCTGGCAAAAAATAGCCCAGTGATTTCCCAATCCCAGTTCCCGCTTCAATTAAAGCATGTTTACCAGATTTCATCGCTTGAAAAACCATGTTCATCATTTCAAATTGACCAGTTCGCGCATATAATGGCGCACCTGCTTTTTTGAAAAGCGCAATTTTTTCTTCCGCTGTTTCTGGAAAATCGAGTAAATCCGCTCTATTATACGTAGGTTTTTTCACTTCTTTTTTACGGACAACTAAGCCGCGATGTTCGATGAATTTTGGCTCTAGTGGTTTATTAGCTCGTTCTTTTTTCATTTCAATGTCAAACAACAATTCTGGTAGATAACTTTTTAAACTTCCAGAAACAGTCGCCATTTGCCGAATTACTGGTAGTGGCAAATCTTCTAATTTATTTAAAAGTAATAACAATAAATCAGCGGTTACTTCGGCGTCGCTATCTGCCTGGTGAGGTTTATCATGGCCCAGCCCAAACTCATCAGACAAATCTTGTAGTTTATAACTATCAATTCCTGGATACATAATTCTTGCTAGCTCTACCGTGTCTAATTTCTTCATCTTCCCTAGTGAGATTCCCGCTCGCGTCATTTCTCTTTCCAAAAAAGTCCAATCAAAAGAAACATTGTGCGCGACAAAAATCGTATCTTCTAGTAAACCTGCAATGATTGGAGCGACGTCTTCAAATAGTGGGGCATCTTTGACATCTTTTGGGGAAATTCCCGTTAATTCTTGAATAAAAGCAGGAATTGGTTTCTCTGGATTTAAAAAAGTAGCGTAAGTCTCTAATCTCTTCCCAGATTCTACAAAGCAAGCAGCGAACTGAATAATCCGGTCCTCTCGTGAAGCTTGATTCCCTGTTGTTTCTAGGTCCACCACAATATAACGTTTCTGTTTCATCTGCCAGCCTTCTTTCTAAACTGCTTTTATTCAAAAATAACGAGGTAAACAAACGAGCAGCTTGAGCAAAAATCCGCTCAAGCTCCCCGAATTACTTATAAAGTCGTATGCGCTTTTTCTTCTGGAAGAACCATTTCAATCTGGTTTTTTTCATCTAACACAACGATTTTCGGTTCATGCCCGTTTGCTTCCTCCGAAGTAAACATACCATAGCTAATAATAATCACTACATCACCGACTTGTACGTGTCTCGCTGCTGCCCCGTTCAGACAAATCACACCACTACCAGGCTCTCCTGGGATAATATATGTCTCTATTCTTGCACCATTGTTATTATTAACAATTTGTACTTTTTCGTTTGGAAGCATATCTACGGCTTCTAGAATAGCCGAATCAATCGTAATACTTCCAACATAATTCAGATTGGCTTCTGTTACTGTCGCTCGGTGAATTTTGCCGTTCATCATTGTTCTAATCATTTTTACCGCCTCTTTACATTTATTAATTCATTATCAATTAAACGTGCTTTAGAATATTTCACAGCTGCTGCAATGATAATTCCTTTTGTCCAGTCAGTCACTGGTGTAAATTCTGGATAGGAATAGATTGCTAGATAGGCAATTTTTTCATGTGCCGTTTGCTCGTTTATTTTCGCAGTCATTTGTTGGATGATTTTTGATTCATTTGTTTCGCCAGCTTCAATTAATTTCCGCCCTAATGTAAGTGCCTCATGAATAACAGGTGCTTCTTTTCGCTCTAACTCACTCAAATAGACGTTGCGCGAACTTTTTGCAAGCCCATCTTGTTCCCTCACTGTCGCTATTACCCGAA from the Listeria seeligeri serovar 1/2b str. SLCC3954 genome contains:
- the dinG gene encoding ATP-dependent DNA helicase DinG, which produces MKQKRYIVVDLETTGNQASREDRIIQFAACFVESGKRLETYATFLNPEKPIPAFIQELTGISPKDVKDAPLFEDVAPIIAGLLEDTIFVAHNVSFDWTFLEREMTRAGISLGKMKKLDTVELARIMYPGIDSYKLQDLSDEFGLGHDKPHQADSDAEVTADLLLLLLNKLEDLPLPVIRQMATVSGSLKSYLPELLFDIEMKKERANKPLEPKFIEHRGLVVRKKEVKKPTYNRADLLDFPETAEEKIALFKKAGAPLYARTGQFEMMNMVFQAMKSGKHALIEAGTGIGKSLGYFLPAIYQAKQAELPVVISTYTNLLQAQLFEKDVPLLTKLTGFEVKASLLKGRDHYLNLFKFEQLLGEVETQYDVVVTKLKLLVWLTETTTGDIDEVNLSSGGELFWNRMKHTGWFLSEKHDPWLAHDFYKFNVEQAKNADLVIVNHALLLSDYFSGRQTLPKYAFAVIDEAHHFADSARTQGSFVLSYRKLKYFLNQLGSLEKYSLLTRLSMAFPEADSLYDLDIAAMKLNEAVEEFFNLLKMQLNHARKNVQEVVLVENSEKDNWNDAVYYAAEKVLLLLKESEKNMETLLAKGKAEEDDLGVAESAFLEEMYAFLLDWKNIVNQLEQMLHKKSPILTIYLQADKKHSVSSIRLKAVLMEVEPTLGKEFFAKKESVIMTSATLTVNGKFDYLRKSLGLENEQIMEKRIPSPFDYQKNARVMIPDDMPPIKDTPIERYTTELAKYIRHIAVKTKGRMLVLFTATEMLQKTYYHMRNEKSLEEYVLLAQGVSAGSAARLTKQFQMFDKAILLGTTSFWEGIDIPGEDLSCLVIVRLPFAPMDDPYTKAQIALRKERGENAFQTYSLPEAVLRFKQGFGRLIRRESDRGIVFIFDNRVDTTRFGKAFLDSIPSAPILKGKQVDLLEEVNEFFKEG
- the panD gene encoding aspartate 1-decarboxylase, translated to MIRTMMNGKIHRATVTEANLNYVGSITIDSAILEAVDMLPNEKVQIVNNNNGARIETYIIPGEPGSGVICLNGAAARHVQVGDVVIIISYGMFTSEEANGHEPKIVVLDEKNQIEMVLPEEKAHTTL